A stretch of the Thiomicrorhabdus indica genome encodes the following:
- a CDS encoding aminomethyltransferase family protein, with protein MANSWRMAALAERHRALGSNLEDWNGMPTAWTYSNSGYTLADDHEAIRTKAGLMDVSGLKKVHYIGPHAESLLEWATTRDISKLYPGKSVYATMLNEAGKFIDDCVIYRMGPNSFMVVHGTGTGYERLTQGAIGKQVAVLFDDDLHDLSLQGPVAVDFLAEHVEGIRNLNYFHHMHTTLFGCPVTISRTGYTGERGYEIFCKAKDAVTIWDNILEKGKDFGIIPCSFTTLDWLRTESYLLFFPFDNSEMYPFENEPAGDTLWELGLDFTVSKGKTEFCGAFEHFRLKGKERFSIFGVLLDGKDAPAEGDELWADGKKVGVITCGMYSRLTDRTMAIARLELPYAKHGTPLEVKGSLEVSAIAHTMPFDDPEKKKRTAKG; from the coding sequence ATGGCAAATTCATGGCGTATGGCGGCACTGGCTGAAAGACACCGTGCTTTGGGGTCTAATCTGGAAGACTGGAATGGCATGCCCACCGCTTGGACTTACAGCAACAGCGGTTACACCCTAGCCGACGATCACGAAGCAATCCGAACTAAAGCGGGTTTAATGGATGTTTCTGGTCTTAAAAAAGTCCATTACATCGGCCCACATGCTGAAAGCTTGCTAGAGTGGGCAACCACTCGTGACATTTCAAAACTTTACCCAGGCAAATCCGTCTATGCGACCATGCTGAATGAAGCCGGTAAATTTATCGATGACTGTGTTATCTACCGCATGGGTCCTAACTCATTTATGGTCGTACACGGTACCGGAACCGGTTATGAGCGCCTAACTCAAGGTGCGATTGGTAAACAAGTCGCTGTATTGTTCGATGACGATTTGCACGATCTTTCACTGCAAGGGCCTGTCGCTGTAGACTTCCTAGCTGAACATGTTGAAGGAATTCGTAACCTGAACTATTTCCACCACATGCACACCACTCTTTTCGGTTGCCCAGTGACGATTTCACGCACAGGATACACAGGAGAGCGGGGTTACGAAATTTTCTGTAAGGCTAAAGATGCCGTAACTATCTGGGATAATATTCTGGAAAAAGGTAAGGACTTCGGCATCATCCCTTGCTCGTTCACGACTCTTGACTGGCTTCGTACTGAAAGCTATCTATTGTTCTTCCCATTCGACAACTCAGAAATGTATCCGTTCGAAAATGAACCGGCCGGTGACACGCTTTGGGAATTGGGTCTGGACTTTACCGTCTCTAAAGGCAAAACTGAATTCTGTGGTGCCTTTGAACACTTCCGCTTGAAAGGCAAAGAGCGCTTTAGCATCTTCGGTGTGTTACTTGATGGCAAAGACGCGCCTGCTGAAGGTGATGAACTTTGGGCAGATGGCAAAAAAGTCGGCGTGATTACCTGTGGTATGTACTCTCGCTTAACAGATAGAACCATGGCAATTGCTCGTCTAGAATTGCCTTATGCAAAACACGGCACGCCTCTAGAAGTTAAAGGTAGCCTTGAAGTATCGGCAATTGCACATACTATGCCGTTTGATGATCCAGAGAAGAAAAAACGTACCGCAAAAGGCTAA
- a CDS encoding VF530 family DNA-binding protein, with amino-acid sequence MEQTSNQRNNPLHGITLKVIVTELQEYYGWQGLAEKTRMNCFKSNPSIKSSLTFLRKTPWARDKVEQLYLFTQREIMRNRKAKNR; translated from the coding sequence TTGGAGCAGACGTCAAATCAGCGAAATAATCCATTACATGGAATAACCTTGAAGGTCATTGTCACCGAATTACAAGAATATTATGGTTGGCAAGGCTTGGCAGAGAAGACGCGAATGAACTGTTTTAAAAGTAATCCCTCGATTAAATCGAGCCTCACTTTTTTGCGTAAAACACCTTGGGCTCGTGATAAAGTTGAGCAACTTTATCTATTCACTCAACGTGAAATCATGCGCAACCGAAAAGCTAAAAACCGCTAA
- a CDS encoding HipA domain-containing protein translates to MIQVFDVTNWTKDEHHAIFPVGARDKEMLWSPVSINTESLKPNWPYLFKESINRYPDQFWTEIVAHIISKYLGVDVPKALPAIMISDGEVICGSLIEWFYDVTDERFIHAGSYFKRLIPNFDDRTGKEHNLEDMTLIIRTLSVHYGLVTNRIEWLADMALFDALIGNTDRHQENWGVVFQSNDKSRLSPLFDNGTSLGHERFLDKISKWNKNRTIEYINKGRHHLRFTKDDTRNRIPHFHLVGGIANLDDKFRQYMNSKIETLNLERMLSEIETLTRIDIAVPFSEERLNWIQKNITIRLELIKEELKNDSD, encoded by the coding sequence TTGATTCAAGTATTCGATGTTACAAATTGGACTAAGGATGAGCACCATGCAATATTTCCTGTCGGCGCTCGAGATAAGGAAATGTTATGGTCTCCTGTCTCAATAAACACTGAGAGCTTAAAACCAAATTGGCCCTATTTATTTAAAGAATCAATAAATCGCTATCCCGATCAATTCTGGACTGAAATTGTTGCCCATATCATTTCTAAATATTTAGGGGTTGATGTTCCAAAGGCTCTTCCAGCCATAATGATTAGTGACGGTGAAGTAATATGCGGCTCTCTGATCGAGTGGTTTTACGATGTAACTGATGAACGATTCATCCATGCAGGATCATACTTTAAAAGATTGATACCTAATTTTGATGATCGAACCGGCAAAGAACACAACCTTGAAGATATGACTCTTATTATAAGAACGCTCTCTGTTCATTATGGCTTAGTCACAAATCGTATAGAATGGTTAGCGGACATGGCCTTATTCGATGCATTAATTGGTAATACAGATAGACACCAAGAAAATTGGGGCGTAGTTTTTCAAAGCAACGATAAATCTCGTTTAAGTCCTCTATTTGATAACGGAACATCTCTAGGTCATGAAAGATTCTTAGATAAAATTTCTAAATGGAACAAAAACCGAACCATTGAGTATATCAATAAAGGCCGTCATCATTTAAGATTTACAAAAGACGACACTAGAAATAGAATTCCACACTTTCATTTAGTAGGTGGTATTGCGAATCTTGACGATAAATTTCGACAATACATGAATTCTAAAATAGAAACCTTAAATTTAGAGAGAATGCTATCTGAAATTGAGACTTTGACTCGAATTGACATAGCCGTCCCATTTAGTGAAGAACGGTTAAATTGGATTCAAAAAAACATCACAATCAGACTAGAGTTAATTAAAGAAGAATTAAAAAATGATAGTGATTAA
- a CDS encoding HIRAN domain-containing protein, with protein MIVINNPIHVNTLFLTWQSNKDRHQRYLVGEIKRQNDKHEFSYLTQTQDYASALEQGFLGYPAFPLNKGTFSNDVMATFMKRLPPRSRRDFKKYLTNHNLPETFDGSDFDLITHTGVQLPSDGFDLIPNLEEATIPFDYLMELAGTRYYLTYEEVSNLDINSVVELKTEDSNEYDNQAITVLIDNKILGYINKLLCPTVRKLMDRNIECKIAKKSGTQDRPLIYVMLRVR; from the coding sequence ATGATAGTGATTAATAATCCCATACATGTAAATACACTGTTTTTAACATGGCAATCGAACAAAGATCGTCATCAGCGTTACTTAGTGGGTGAAATTAAAAGACAAAACGATAAACATGAGTTCTCATATTTAACACAGACTCAAGACTATGCATCTGCATTAGAGCAAGGTTTTTTAGGCTATCCAGCATTCCCTTTAAACAAAGGGACATTTTCCAATGATGTGATGGCCACTTTTATGAAAAGATTACCGCCACGTTCACGTCGAGATTTTAAAAAATATTTAACTAACCATAACTTACCCGAAACTTTCGATGGTAGTGATTTCGATCTAATCACCCACACAGGAGTTCAACTTCCTAGTGATGGATTTGACTTAATTCCCAACCTAGAAGAAGCAACAATACCGTTTGATTACCTTATGGAACTTGCTGGCACTCGTTACTATTTAACTTACGAAGAAGTATCAAATCTAGATATTAACTCAGTGGTAGAGCTTAAAACTGAAGACTCTAATGAATATGATAATCAAGCTATTACAGTACTTATTGATAATAAAATTTTAGGTTACATAAACAAACTTTTATGCCCAACAGTTCGTAAATTAATGGATAGAAATATTGAGTGCAAAATTGCCAAAAAATCAGGGACTCAAGACAGACCCCTCATTTACGTCATGCTCAGAGTAAGGTAA
- a CDS encoding YaeQ family protein has translation MALKPIIYKFNISLSDMNRGHYDALNLTVAKHPSENDERMMARLLAYCLNAQEYLDFGAGLSEVDDPAISVTTLDDQLALWIDMGEPAFERLKKATRKAEKVKVYSFNSKSDVWWEQGQSQFSQLNMDVYRFDWSEIQALSSMLERTMAMSVTISGNSAYIATAKGECEVNWETLQEKE, from the coding sequence GTGGCACTGAAACCAATCATTTATAAATTCAATATTTCTCTCTCTGATATGAACCGTGGGCATTATGATGCGTTGAATCTCACCGTCGCCAAGCATCCCTCAGAAAATGATGAGCGCATGATGGCGCGATTACTCGCTTATTGTTTAAATGCACAGGAGTATTTAGATTTTGGCGCGGGGTTGAGTGAGGTTGATGATCCTGCGATTTCAGTAACGACTTTAGATGATCAATTGGCGCTGTGGATTGATATGGGAGAACCGGCTTTTGAGCGTTTGAAAAAAGCGACACGCAAAGCTGAGAAAGTTAAAGTTTATAGCTTCAATAGCAAATCCGATGTTTGGTGGGAACAAGGTCAATCGCAATTTTCTCAACTTAACATGGATGTTTATCGCTTCGATTGGAGTGAAATACAAGCGCTTTCTAGTATGCTTGAGCGCACGATGGCAATGTCAGTTACGATTAGCGGCAACTCAGCCTATATTGCGACTGCCAAAGGTGAATGCGAAGTCAACTGGGAAACTTTGCAAGAGAAAGAGTAA